CACCTGGTACCTACCTAttctaaggaagaaaaagactTCTTCCATGCAGAAGGGGGGCAGGCAATAAAAGGAGAATGGATCAGACTGCCAGATGGGAGGGTAGCTGTGCCGCAGTTGCTGGGAGCCACAATCATACTGGCCATGCACGAAACCACTCATCTAGGTCAAGAGTCACTTGTAAAATTGTTAGGCCGGTACTTCTACATCTCACACTTGCCAACCCTTGCCAAAGCAGTAGCACAACGGTGCATTACTTGCTGACAGCACAATGTGAGGCAAGGCCCCACTGTTCTGCGTGGCATATAAGCTTATGGAGCGGCTCCTTTTGAGGATCTTCAGGTGGATTTCACAGAAATGCTGAAATGTGGAGGTAACAAGTATTTGCTGGTTCTTGTGTGTACTTATTCTGGGTGGGTGCAGGCTTATCCAACATGAACTGAAAAGGCCTATGAGGTAACCGTATGCTTCTCTGAGATCTTATTCCTAGGTTTGGACTGTCCTTACGAATCGGCTCAGATAACAGTCCGGAGTTTGTGGCTGACTTGGTACAGAAGAAGCAAAGGCATTAGGAATCACTTGGAAGCTACATGTCACCTACCGACCTCAGAGTTCCGGAAAGGTGGAGCGAATGAATCGGACTATCAAAAATAGTTCAGGGAAACTATGTCAGGAAACAGGATTAAAGTGGACACAGGCCCTTCCTATGGTATTGTTTAAAATTAGATGCACTCCTTCTAAGAAAACAGGATACTCCCCTTATGAAATACTGTATCATAGGCCTCCTCCTATACTGCAGGAGCTTCCAGGCATTCCCCGAGAGTTAGGTGAAATTGAATTACAGCGACAGCTACAGGCTTTAGGAAAAATTATACAATCTCAACTTGGGTAAATGGGAGGTGTCCCATCAGCTTATTCTACCCAGTTCACCCTTTCTCTCCAGGTGATCGCGTGTGGATCAAGGACTGGAATGTAGCCCCTTTGCGGCCACGGTGGAAAGGACCTCAGACCGTCGTCCTGAACACCCCCACGGCTGTAAAGGTAGAAGGAATCCCAGCCTGAATCCATCACAGCCGTGTGAAACCTGCAGCCgctgaaacctgggaggcaaaacTGAGCCCAGACAACCCTTGCAAGGTGACTCTGAGGAGGacgacaagccctgctccagtcacacccggAAGCTGACTGGTCTACGCACAGCCGAAGCATGAGGAGAATCATCGTGGAActcattttccttataatttgGACTTGTATAGTAAAAATTTCCATGATTTTCCCCACATGGAGGACTGCTCTCAGTGTATACATCAGGTTACCGAGGTAGGGCAACAAGTTAAAACAGTCTTTCTGTTCTATAGTTACTATGAATGCCTAGGAACTTTAAAGGAACATGTTTATATAATGACACTCAGTACAAGGTATGTAGCCCAGGAAACGACCAACCAGATGTGTATTATGACCCCTCTGAGCCTCCCATGTCCACAGTTTTTGAAATAAGATTAAGGACAGAAGACTGGTGGGGACTCATAAATGATACAAGTAAAGTATTAGCCAGAACAGAAGAAAAACGGGTGCCTAAATGCATAATCTTGAAATTTGATGCCTGTGCTGCCATTAATAGCAATAAGTTAGGAAGGGGATGTGGCTCTTTTAGTTGGGAAAAAGGCTATATGACTGAAAATAAGTACATTTGTCATGAATTAGGACTGTGTGGAAATGAATGTGGATACTGGTCTTGTGTCATTTGGGCCAGttggataaaaaatgaaaaggatccaGTCCACcttcaggaaggaaaaaatggCCCTTCCTGTACTAAGGAACAATGTAACCCCTTAGAGCTAGTAATAACCAATCCCCTTGATCCTTGCTGGAAAAAAGGGGAGCGTGTGACCTTAGGAATCGAAGGGGCGGGACTGGATCCTCAAGTAAATATCTTGATTCGAGGAGAAGTTTACAAACACTCTCCTGAGCCAGTGTTTCAAACTTTCTACGATGAACTAAATGTGCCAGtaccagaaattccaggaaaaacaagaaatttgtttttgcaattagctGAGAGTGTAGCCCAGTCTCTCAATGTCACTTCATGTTATGTATGTGGAGGAACTGTAATGGGAGATCAACGGCCATGGAAAGCCCAAGAATTATTACCtacagacccagttcctgatgaaTTCCCGGCTCAAAAGAATCACCCTGATAATTTCTGGGTCCTAAAAGCCTCAATTATTGGACAATATTGCATAGCTAGAGAAGGCAAAGAATTCACTCACCCTGTAGGATGACTTAGTTGTCTGGGACAGAAACTGTATAACGGTACCACAAAAACAGTCACTTGGTGGAGTTCAAATCACACAGAGAGGAATCCATTTAGTAAATTCCCAAATTTGCAAACCGTGTGGACCCACCCGGAGTCCCACCAGTATTGGTCAGCCCCCACTGGATTATAGTGGATATGTGGGCATAGAGCTTACGCAAAATTACCTGAACGGTGGGCAGGTAGTTGTGTTATTGGCActattaaaccatctttcttcctACTGCCCATAAAAACAGGCTAACTCCTGGGCTTCCCTGTCTATGCTTCCCGCAAAAAGAAAGCATAGCTATAGGAAATTGGAAAGA
This genomic interval from Gorilla gorilla gorilla isolate KB3781 chromosome 3, NHGRI_mGorGor1-v2.1_pri, whole genome shotgun sequence contains the following:
- the LOC134758268 gene encoding endogenous retrovirus group 3 member 1 Env polyprotein; translation: MPRNFKGTCLYNDTQYKVCSPGNDQPDVYYDPSEPPMSTVFEIRLRTEDWWGLINDTSKVLARTEEKRVPKCIILKFDACAAINSNKLGRGCGSFSWEKGYMTENKYICHELGLCGNECGYWSCVIWASWIKNEKDPVHLQEGKNGPSCTKEQCNPLELVITNPLDPCWKKGERVTLGIEGAGLDPQVNILIRGEVYKHSPEPVFQTFYDELNVPVPEIPGKTRNLFLQLAESVAQSLNVTSCYVCGGTVMGDQRPWKAQELLPTDPVPDEFPAQKNHPDNFWVLKASIIGQYCIAREGKEFTHPVG